A window from Dermacentor albipictus isolate Rhodes 1998 colony chromosome 10, USDA_Dalb.pri_finalv2, whole genome shotgun sequence encodes these proteins:
- the LOC135917859 gene encoding uncharacterized protein: MTSYSSILLATVAIFTLQLGLEFAQGSDYPELRRDLQRYQNPSNCYPRNGKWVMVKRNYPIDPYYGGDARCVLYERIGPFRNFTIPARFSWSQDGSGRGCGSVVGSYVLSSTPGYWARNLYTFYPNNGPAEWQQHAIYKDCSTCFIGRYRYALNGYGCAMWRRTSHLHKRADYCDFIFNIFCGGVPKYQVFEPSCIRLLGGGYGGGFGGGLGGGLGGGLGGSLGGSLGGGLGGGLGGGLGGGLGGGLGGGLGGGLGGGLDGGSGGGLGGGLGGGLGGGLDGGSGGGLGSKGGYMKK, encoded by the exons ATGACGTCGTATTCGAGTATCTTGTTGGCAACTGTCGCCATTTTCACCTTGCAGCTTGGGCTGGAATTCGCCCAGGGGTCCGATTATCCAGAACTGAGAAGAGATCTGCAAAGATACCAGAATCCCTCCAAT TGCTATCCCCGTAATGGCAAGTGGGTCATGGTGAAGAGAAACTACCCCATCGACCCATACTACGGTGGAGACGCTAGGTGCGTGTTGTACGAGAGAATTGGACCGTTCAGGAACTTCACCATCCCAGCCAGATTCTCATGGAGCCAGGACGGATCCGGACGCGGATGTGGATCAGT TGTCGGCAGTTATGTTCTCTCTTCAACACCAGGATACTGGGCAAGGAACTTGTACACCTTTTATCCGAACAATG GTCCCGCGGAGTGGCAGCAACATGCGATCTACAAAGATTGCAGCACTTGCTTTATCGGACGCTATCGTTACGCTCTTAACG GATATGGATGCGCTATGTGGCGTCGTACGTCACACCTGCACAAGCGCGCCGACTACTGCGACTTTATCTTCAACATATTCTGCGGTGGAGTTCCCAAGTACCAAGTGTTCGAGCCATCGTGCATTCGCCTCCTAGGAGGAGGCTATGGAGGTGGCTTTGGAGGAGGTCTTGGAGGGGGTCTTGGAGGAGGCCTAGGAGGAAGTCTTGGAGGAAGTCTTGGAGGAGGGCTTGGAGGAGGCCTTGGAGGAGGGCTTGGAGGAGGGCTTGGAGGAGGCCTTGGAGGAGGGCTTGGAGGAGGGCTTGGAGGAGGCCTTGATGGGGGCTCTGGAGGAGGCCTTGGAGGAGGGCTTGGAGGAGGGCTTGGAGGAGGCCTCGATGGTGGCTCTGGAGGAGGGCTGGGTTCCAAGGGCGGGTACATGAAGAAGTAA